Proteins from a genomic interval of Deinococcus sp. QL22:
- a CDS encoding GNAT family N-acetyltransferase translates to MIVFQDLSAENMDIMTNISQMGSGKQNMLMVGLEEGTVDPRKIRIMFVDGEGVASYSMSNAGVVYFVMLSYQRKLDDIEVGHLIKDISNTAENAPFIKIIVNKSHSRSVEKIEDNLLKLDSHSVYHLTPLKLKERELEEPLNNKFHSFDKTYLDSQEFTDFLENSDGEFSKNNITRMYTGAKSFKGLMLRGEEGPLAIGITYEIKPETASIQIIGVKKNKRNSGLGTEIHKALIKQAKKFASFYVGATDSNNTTMLRIFEKNGCILTDEQFMYSIIDNVQS, encoded by the coding sequence ATGATTGTTTTTCAAGACTTAAGTGCTGAAAATATGGATATAATGACGAACATATCGCAAATGGGTAGTGGAAAACAAAATATGCTTATGGTTGGTTTGGAAGAAGGTACTGTAGATCCAAGGAAAATACGAATAATGTTCGTTGATGGCGAAGGAGTGGCTAGCTACTCTATGTCCAATGCAGGGGTTGTCTACTTCGTCATGCTATCGTATCAACGGAAATTAGACGATATAGAAGTAGGTCATTTAATAAAAGATATATCTAATACTGCCGAAAATGCCCCTTTTATAAAAATTATCGTCAATAAGTCTCACTCTAGGTCAGTTGAGAAGATTGAGGATAATCTGTTAAAATTAGATAGCCATTCCGTTTATCATTTAACGCCTCTAAAATTGAAAGAGCGAGAATTGGAAGAACCTTTGAACAATAAATTTCACTCTTTCGATAAAACATATTTAGATAGTCAGGAATTTACTGATTTTTTAGAAAATTCTGACGGTGAATTCAGTAAAAATAACATAACGCGTATGTATACAGGCGCTAAATCATTTAAAGGACTGATGTTGCGAGGAGAAGAAGGACCTCTTGCTATTGGAATAACTTATGAGATCAAACCTGAAACTGCAAGCATCCAAATTATTGGAGTTAAAAAAAATAAACGTAATAGCGGCTTAGGCACTGAAATACACAAAGCTTTAATAAAGCAGGCAAAAAAATTTGCCTCATTTTATGTAGGAGCTACGGACTCAAATAATACGACAATGCTTAGAATTTTTGAAAAAAATGGATGTATTTTGACGGATGAGCAGTTTATGTACTCTATTATTGATAACGTCCAAAGTTGA